CCGGAGTTTGTTCACAATATCATAGTTAACACTAATGTTCACCCTCAAAACTGAAGAACGTACCCGATTAACGGTAGAAGAAGGTCCAGTAACAAGATTTCGGGAAGCAATTCCGACAAATAATTTCTTGCCAAACATAGACACACCATTCATCTTCCTAATTGCTTCACCTGCAATCAAATTGGATTCGTAAGTCACGAAGGCGTACCGGCGGTCGGACCATACCTTTAAATCGATGATATTGCCACATGAACTGAAAGCTTCTTGAATCTCCATTTTATTGTAACCCAAAGGCAGTCTCCCAACAAAAACAACACCATTAGAGACCCTAGTGACCGAAGGTGCAAGACCAGACTGAGTAGCGGCGCTGGAAAAAGGAACATCACTGACGGCTTTGAGCAGATCTCCAAATGAACAGGTTTCAAAAACCGGTCTATTAACTGGATAAATGGGTTCACCAACATGACAGGCAAAAGGGTGTACCGTAGTAGCAGAGGACGGTGGCGGTGGTGGCGGTGGTGGCGGTGGTGTGTGTGGTGGTAGAGATGGGTTGGTGGATGATAAAGGTGGAAAAGAAGTTGAGTTTTGAAATTCAAAAAATTGGGGATCTGAGGGAGACGAAGATGGgagcatctttttttttttttaattagtatTCATATAAACAGCTTTACTTCTAGGCTTGAGATAAGGGAACAAATTGCTACTGTACCACACAAAGTTTATCTCTTATTGGTGTCCAAACTCCATAATAACAACTAATTTACTTTGGTTTATGATACAAACAATAACAACTACAGTAATTAACTGTAGTTTATGATGCAAAAAAAGTTACATAGTTGAAAGATCTGCATCAACTTCAGTAATTACATCATTAGGCTCACCCACCATTAATCCAAAATAAATATGTTTCTGTTGAGGAATTTGGCTAATTTTGTTCATCTCCTCCTCACTTAGTGACCAATCAAATATGTCTAAATTTtgcttcattctttctttattgaAACTCTTTACTACAAAGCTCACACCTTGCTCATATAACCATCTTAGTGAAATCTGTATTTTCAAGTAATTATAAATACGTACACCACAAAACCAAATTAAAATTGAGAAGATCAAGATGAGAACCTGTGCTATTGACTTTCCTCTCGACTTCGCAATGTCTTGAAGAACATCTGAGTCCATGACATGGTTCCGACCCCATGAAGAACCGGCTCCCAAAGGTGAGTAACCAGTGAGAAGGATGTCATTCCGTTTGCAAAATTCATTTAGTTTTTTTTGCTGCCAAGCTGGGTTCATCTCAACCTTCAAAATTCACATgataaaaaaaaacgttaacaataTAGGAGTATATTTTAGCACGGGCTTGAACGATTATTAATACCTGGTTAACAACGGGAGGGATTTTAGCGAAGGTAAGGATTTCTTTAATTCTTCGAGGAGCAAAGTTGCTTACACCGATGGATTTGGTGAGTCCGAGATTTTGACATGTTTCCATTGCTTCCCACACATCCTTAAGATTGATGGCAGATATCCACTCACTTGGAATAGGTAATTTGAATTCCTCATATTCAAGCGTTAGTGGCCAATGAATTAGATACAGATCTACGTATTCAAGTCCCAAATCCCTACATAAAAGGTTTAATTATTATAAATGCGTCGGGATGGCATCAGGTCGGGTCTTTAAAAGCCCGGACCTGAACCCGATTAGGAAACTCCGTCTCAAACCCGGATCCATACCCGTCGGGTTCCCATAACTCTCGGATTCTCGATTTAGTTACTAACTTGTGGATTAACGGGTTTTCTTGTGGGTACTGAATATCCCGGTTGTTAGTCATTTTCGTTCACCATTCATCTAGAGCACTTATATATAGCTTTCAATTTCAAAGTGTATGATCATTAAACTAAATCAGAGCACTTATACGCCTTAAATCTTAAAGTGTATGATCATTAACCCTAATCTTACATGCTAAATTGGGCCGAGGACTTTACATCTTATTGCGAACATGAGCTAACAACTGGTTAATGACATATCCGCTATGGCGCTAACAATGCATACTTTCAGCCAAACGATTAAACAATATAAAACTGGAATCCAGATCATCAATCGTCATTCACCACATATATTTGTTCTTTAATACCTAACCTGCTTTCTATTCTATTCATTTTATCATGGATATCaatcaatattaattattaattaatactattaatattaaatattatgattatgattatgattatatattacaACCCACCACGATATTTCATTGACACTAgagtaaaacaaaataaaaataatcaAGCAACTTTGGCCAAATGCTAACAACTCCTACCATAAGAATAAAATAATACTGTAAATCATGAAATAGGATTGGTTGAGTTATATCTTACTTTAAACTCTGCTTGATGGCTGGTAATACAAGGTGGCCTTTGGTAGCGTTACACCACAGTTTGGTCGTAACAAAAAGCTCGGTTCGCGACTTTATCAAACCGAGTCTTAAAGCTTCCTCAATGGCTTCTCCAACAGGTTTTTCAGTCCCATAGATTGCAGCTGTATCAAAGTGTTGATAACCAACCTTGATGGCTTCAATAATCGCCGTTTTCACCTTTTCATTGCTATCAGTATTCTCTGATTTAGCTACACCCATTCCGATCAAGGGAATCGGACGTCGACCATTGCTAGAGTTTATGGTTGTCTCCGGGATGCTAATTACCATCTTCTTATTTGTAGTTTTGTTGGTTGCAAAGTGTGTTTGTAATAATATATGTATTTGATTTGATGATTCATAGTACTTGATTAAGTGGGCCAAAATTCTTATTCAATGCAAATGCGACATTAATTACGTCTTAATCAGTGACTAATTTGataattataagttatattatcataatgaatatttaaatacaATCATGGTTTATATAATACACATATAAATATGAGATTGGACCCTTAACGTTGAATTAAACATGAAATCTAATTAATTAGGCACTTACAACTTCGCAGTAGACCGGGAGAAGGGTGGACGCTCAGACAAGTGCAAAATCATTCAAATAAAGCTGTTGGTATGGTAGTCCCTTCGTAAAGATATGTGTATACTGATAACCACTCTTTAAGCGTATAGTATATGTTTTGTATCCAACTGTGTTTGTTTTCATACTCACAACTTTCACTGTTCCAAGTCATTGCGAAAATCAACTTAAAACAATTGCATAGCTAtacataaataaaaatgtatatatgtgaaACAAGAAGCTTTTGAACTAGATAGGAAAATTACCAAAATATAGTAAATAGACATCATTCATGGACATCAAGAAATCTATTACTTCTACTCGAACTCAATACTTCATTTACAAGTCACAATAAGTTATACACAAATTGGTTAAACAATATAAAGATCATGTTTACTAGACACAAACTACGAATAAACTCAAAGGAAAAAAAATAcaactaaaactaaatatgaggGTGGGGGAAGAGGAGGTGGAATATTAGGTATCACCTCCTACAAGTATGCCACACACCCTCAATTGTAAAAGATTAATTAAGgacatataaacaaacacaacctaTTACTAGTATATAAGTTTGATCTTTTTATTCCGGAGACGATCTTGGCGAAAAGAACTTGTCGGTTTCTGAACAGGGAGTTACCTGAAGGTATAATAAAAGTCACACCTGAAAATGACATATTACTACTTGACAATTGAAAAGAAGCATACAACAGTATTCAAAAGTACGCAAGGATGAGCTGGCAACAAGTCCAGGTCAGCATGATTTCTTTTGTGGAAGTTCTAAAAGCTTTGATAAGTGTAATCAAAATGAATTGATGATGGATTCAAAAACAGTAATCTTACAATAATCTAACTCTAGAATAAAGCAACTAAGAAGGTTGTATGACTTTAAACAAGATCGAGTGGCTTTAAACAGTTATCTAACCTGGGAATTTTCTGTTCGGCATTTTTGGAGTTCCTCTTGTGCATTTGCAAGCCTATATTGGGTGATAGACATTATTTATGTATCATATTAATTTGCAATTAATTTATTCAGGTGATGATGAACAGGTACATACCTCCACTGTAAATAAGTTATTTCATTAAGTAATTCCTTTTCCCTGTTGCTGTTTGCATCtatctgcgagtaaaaataacagaTTATCAGACCGACCTCTATATTTCATAAAGTGGATTCGTACGTGTACTGTGTACATACCATTGATTTATCTAGAGCGGGTACGTTTGTTGATGTGCATGATCCATCTATATTGAAGTGAGCTGAAGCACCCAAgtaaaacaaacatgaaacaaaatatCATCTATAAGTTTACATGGAGTATATATCATGGAGGTGAACAACATTACCCACTTGTTTGAAAATATGTTAAAATGGGTTGATTCAGAATGTAATATTTTACAATAATGTTGTATTATATCATATTTGATGAGGAGTAAAATTACTATTTCACCCTGCCCGTTTTGGCTATGAAATTTACCCTTCTTGACCATTTACCCAACCCATTAATTTGTGATCTTTAATACATGATGATCTTTCCAACCTGTAGAACCACTGGCAGAGTTTCCCTTGATTAGGCTCAAAATACAATCCTGTGAGAGTACATGTAAACGCTCTTACTTTTTGAGTAAATCTAAACCCGAAGATATCAAATACACGTGTCTATCTGCTACATACCCTTTGAAGAGTATTTGTCTGCAAAATAAACTGCAGGACTGGCAAAGGAAGATTGCTATTCTGGTTGTGTGGCATAGCATCAACATGAGATGATTGATGACCAATCAAACTTTGGCTGATTACCTACACATACCATATAACATAGTTGTAAGAGCTAATAATAAGTCTTCAGTGATGGGCCCACGTAATTGCAATTAGCAAAAGAGGCAAAGATGGATGTCTTAAAGCTCCAAGATTATATATTTATGGGGTGAATAAGCAGAATCTATACAAACCTGCAAACTTTGACTCTTGTGCAGCAGGGGAGGTGCAGCTGGCTGCAAAGAAatgattattatgaatataaatctGGATGCACATGAAAACTCGAGAAGAAAAAAAGGATAAATAAAAGCTACCTTGTCTAAGTCGACACTCTCAGAGGTAACCTTAAAACGCCCTTTCTGTTGAACAACCGGATCAGCACTTGCTGTTTCATTAGTATAGTTAAGTAATTATATTGCTTTCAAACAGACATGGATATGAGTTACTCTGTAAAACACAGCAACTCTCCCGTAACGATAGGACAAGAgaaaaggacgaaacgtttgaaagAAACAAAATAGTGTTATCACTCACCTATAGAAGCTTTATACGCGGATTCAGGACCAAGATCATCTATTTGAAGTAATCGGGATCCGTTGCAGCTAGGGACTCTAGAAAGTGGAATCAAATAAAAACATGTTTTGATGAAAGCAGTTATGACAAAAGGGGTTTTGGGTGTCTTAACTGATTACCCAACTGTCGTTTTAGCCAAGCCcgaagttgtttaagtattatttAAACGAGTTTTATACCTATCCAAAAAAGGGGTACAACCAGAAGAAGCTGCTCTGTGGTGAAAGGGTTTCCCACTAAACTCACCGACAGCATCAGCACGAGGAGAACAATTCTGTCCGTTTGTAGAACTAGCAATGCTCAGCTCATCTTCAGATTTATCAAATTTTCCTctgaattacaaaaatattaaattaatttataggatacttaatgataaaaattatataattactGTCAATAGtacagtattattattgttatcatagatCATAGATAAAGGACATACAAACTACCTATATGAGATAACTTAAGGGTATGCAGGACATAATGATTATATAAAGACTTGTAAAAACAAGTGTGTGTAGAAGAGAAACATTAAAGATGGCAAATTGGGTAGGCCATTTGGATTGGGTAAGGAATCAAAAGAGTTTCAACTTGAAACGAGCTGTTATTAGTACATTGCGAGACAGATTGGCCTGCCAACACTTTGATGCCCATTTTCTATAAA
This window of the Rutidosis leptorrhynchoides isolate AG116_Rl617_1_P2 chromosome 7, CSIRO_AGI_Rlap_v1, whole genome shotgun sequence genome carries:
- the LOC139858976 gene encoding D-galacturonate reductase-like; translated protein: MVISIPETTINSSNGRRPIPLIGMGVAKSENTDSNEKVKTAIIEAIKVGYQHFDTAAIYGTEKPVGEAIEEALRLGLIKSRTELFVTTKLWCNATKGHLVLPAIKQSLKDLGLEYVDLYLIHWPLTLEYEEFKLPIPSEWISAINLKDVWEAMETCQNLGLTKSIGVSNFAPRRIKEILTFAKIPPVVNQVEMNPAWQQKKLNEFCKRNDILLTGYSPLGAGSSWGRNHVMDSDVLQDIAKSRGKSIAQISLRWLYEQGVSFVVKSFNKERMKQNLDIFDWSLSEEEMNKISQIPQQKHIYFGLMVGEPNDVITEVDADLSTM